A stretch of the Thermodesulfobacteriota bacterium genome encodes the following:
- a CDS encoding molybdopterin-dependent oxidoreductase → MEKKVNLKIDEREIAVDEGTTILDAAQQNGIRIPTLCHHPCLSNWGGCRLCVVEVDGSPKLVASCVMPVREGMGVVTSNDRIIEARRTILEFMFAERNHYCMFCAQSGDCELQSLAYEMQMDHLTVPSSHQAFPVDITSEYMAIDHNRCVLCGRCIRGCQEIAGAYVLNFQNRGPHSLIGLDLNEERGESSCYSCGVCMQVCPTGAIYNRYMTHYAVKGHRKDWETIDSFCPQCGLLCPTLHSVRDNNLLKIEGKLSLNGGSPDLGQLCYKGRFEPFKTIGTRLLQPRVRRKDGTWVEETWQNALDLVAEKLGTIRDTYSGKAIFGLASSRCSNEELVLFRDIMSGGWASGYIDTLDGDHMRTISRAREDVGKTFREASWKRILESDFILAVGADPYKSQPLLSSLIHRCVMEKGVKLAIIGTRDFMHPWTSLYLSPENGNKLLLIKALLDEAISSIKESFGEAGEINVPDMLKREGMDWETRKTLYEMVRIFNKSKNPIIIAGEELTAIEDQSWLMYIMKLAFLKGILPENTLRLIILKPDGNSAGAWRLGVSSREGIKGKDKLRGGLILLGGEETLSSDLLDRFSGLDFLGVMSPYFPEALADKAHVIIPKPLWMEEGGTYTSLDGIEFSYREKILNPPEGVKGSWQTMVALADRTKFRPDFKTWKELRKKVEKEMELGPFLMY, encoded by the coding sequence ATGGAGAAGAAGGTAAATCTGAAGATTGACGAAAGAGAGATAGCGGTAGACGAAGGTACGACAATCCTGGATGCAGCGCAGCAAAACGGCATTCGTATTCCCACCCTCTGCCACCATCCTTGCCTCTCCAATTGGGGGGGGTGCAGGCTCTGTGTGGTGGAAGTAGATGGCTCTCCCAAACTGGTTGCCAGCTGCGTGATGCCCGTTAGAGAAGGGATGGGGGTGGTCACATCCAACGATCGGATCATCGAAGCCAGACGAACCATCCTTGAGTTCATGTTTGCCGAGAGGAACCATTACTGCATGTTCTGCGCCCAGAGTGGAGATTGTGAGCTCCAGAGTCTAGCCTATGAAATGCAGATGGACCATCTCACTGTCCCTTCTTCCCATCAGGCATTTCCCGTTGATATAACAAGTGAATACATGGCAATAGACCATAATCGATGTGTCTTATGCGGAAGGTGCATCAGGGGATGCCAGGAGATAGCAGGAGCCTATGTGCTGAACTTTCAAAATAGGGGACCTCACTCCCTTATCGGTCTGGACCTCAATGAAGAAAGAGGAGAGTCTAGCTGCTACTCTTGCGGTGTATGCATGCAGGTGTGCCCAACAGGGGCAATATACAATCGCTACATGACACATTATGCGGTTAAAGGACACAGAAAGGACTGGGAGACTATTGACTCCTTTTGCCCGCAGTGTGGATTATTATGCCCAACGCTTCATTCTGTCAGGGATAACAACCTGCTGAAGATTGAAGGCAAGCTTTCTCTGAATGGCGGAAGCCCGGACCTCGGACAACTATGCTATAAGGGGAGATTTGAACCCTTTAAGACGATTGGAACTCGTCTCCTTCAGCCCAGGGTTCGAAGGAAGGATGGGACATGGGTAGAAGAGACATGGCAAAATGCCCTTGACTTAGTAGCTGAGAAGCTTGGTACTATAAGGGATACATACAGTGGGAAGGCTATCTTCGGGCTTGCATCAAGCCGGTGTTCTAATGAGGAACTTGTTCTCTTCAGGGATATTATGTCCGGGGGCTGGGCTTCTGGCTACATAGACACCCTGGACGGAGACCACATGAGAACCATTTCAAGGGCAAGGGAAGACGTGGGAAAGACTTTCAGGGAGGCATCATGGAAGAGAATCCTTGAATCCGACTTTATCCTGGCAGTAGGCGCAGACCCTTACAAAAGTCAGCCCCTGCTCTCATCCCTCATACACAGATGTGTTATGGAGAAAGGTGTTAAACTCGCTATTATAGGAACAAGAGATTTTATGCATCCATGGACGTCCCTATATCTGTCACCGGAGAATGGAAACAAACTCTTACTGATTAAAGCCCTTCTGGATGAAGCCATCTCATCCATTAAAGAATCATTCGGGGAAGCGGGAGAAATCAATGTTCCAGATATGTTGAAAAGGGAGGGTATGGATTGGGAAACCAGAAAGACCCTGTATGAAATGGTCAGGATATTTAACAAGTCAAAGAACCCCATAATTATTGCAGGAGAAGAACTGACCGCTATTGAGGATCAATCATGGCTTATGTATATTATGAAACTGGCATTTTTAAAGGGCATCCTTCCCGAGAACACCCTGAGGCTTATTATCCTGAAGCCGGACGGAAACAGTGCCGGAGCATGGAGGCTGGGAGTTTCCTCTCGTGAAGGGATAAAGGGTAAAGACAAATTAAGAGGTGGACTTATTCTTCTGGGTGGAGAAGAAACTTTAAGTTCAGACCTTCTGGATCGCTTTAGTGGACTCGATTTTCTTGGTGTTATGAGCCCCTATTTTCCGGAGGCACTGGCTGATAAGGCACATGTCATTATTCCAAAACCTCTCTGGATGGAAGAGGGTGGAACATATACCTCTCTGGATGGCATAGAATTTAGCTACAGGGAAAAGATACTTAATCCTCCCGAAGGGGTAAAGGGGTCATGGCAAACCATGGTGGCTCTGGCTGACCGAACCAAATTTCGTCCTGACTTCAAAACATGGAAGGAGCTACGTAAAAAAGTAGAAAAAGAGATGGAACTTGGCCCATTTTTAATGTATTAG
- a CDS encoding NADP oxidoreductase, whose product MGKPKVATVWLEGCAGCHMSFLDLDEGLLDILSAVDLTVTPITDFKNFDFQEVTVGIIEGGIGNEEQVEIARKLRQCCKILIAWGDCAVFGGINTLRNWIPKDEVLRYGYIETESTVGGAVPTHEDIPPLLDKVLPVNGVVPVDVYVPGCPPSPEAIAYSLTEILQGRIPVLPSELMHFD is encoded by the coding sequence ATGGGAAAGCCAAAAGTAGCAACAGTATGGCTAGAGGGATGTGCAGGATGCCATATGTCCTTTCTGGATCTGGATGAAGGCCTATTGGATATTCTTTCGGCTGTAGATTTAACTGTTACCCCCATTACTGACTTTAAGAATTTTGACTTTCAAGAGGTTACCGTTGGTATTATTGAGGGTGGCATTGGAAACGAAGAACAGGTAGAGATTGCCCGCAAGCTCAGGCAATGTTGCAAGATTCTCATTGCATGGGGAGACTGTGCAGTCTTTGGTGGTATTAACACTTTACGCAACTGGATCCCGAAAGATGAGGTGCTGAGGTATGGCTATATTGAAACTGAAAGCACCGTGGGAGGGGCGGTTCCCACACATGAAGACATCCCCCCCCTTCTGGATAAAGTACTCCCGGTTAATGGGGTAGTGCCAGTCGATGTATATGTACCAGGATGTCCACCTTCTCCCGAGGCAATTGCTTATTCTTTGACAGAGATCCTGCAGGGCAGGATACCCGTTCTTCCAAGCGAACTGATGCATTTTGACTGA
- the hypA gene encoding hydrogenase maturation nickel metallochaperone HypA, producing MHELSIVQNIMDIVNEQLSVNNLSRVTKIGMRVGKLAAIEPASLKFCFEIMTRDTRAEGAVLEIDSVPIRYRCSDCQLDFILDELDFICPGCTGNRLEIISGRELQVVELEAC from the coding sequence ATGCATGAACTATCCATTGTCCAGAATATCATGGATATAGTAAACGAGCAGCTTTCAGTAAACAACCTGTCCAGGGTCACTAAAATAGGCATGAGGGTAGGCAAACTGGCGGCTATTGAACCGGCATCCCTGAAATTCTGTTTTGAGATCATGACCAGAGATACCAGAGCAGAAGGAGCCGTACTGGAGATCGATTCAGTCCCCATAAGGTACAGGTGTAGTGACTGTCAACTGGATTTTATCCTCGATGAACTGGATTTTATCTGTCCCGGTTGTACGGGAAACAGACTGGAGATAATCTCTGGAAGGGAATTGCAGGTAGTAGAACTGGAGGCTTGTTAG
- a CDS encoding GAF domain-containing sensor histidine kinase, translating into MKVGYDLVKEQLFFRQELKERVFWFIHLRWIGAGTAIAITWAVYLGGQSLPILPLNIVLIFILFYNAIFLYIGKRLEAFRPREVRPFTIFAHTQISLDLLCLYTLIYFTGGVYSPLLIFVIFHIILAGILLSPLSCYLYGVMVIAALGGLVVLQDIGMLPPKPILFQIHLLHYSYGSSGISIPYLTFAAAILISAFLITSVKVSLRTKARSLLEVSHELDSTNAKLTALYEMVKEMGSHSDLKELMDSATRYATRIMGVKGCSIKLLNDDKRTLRFASVYGLSRDYISKESIDIEKSPINLRIIQGSPYAIGHIDEKDYFQYPEDILKEGIASMLCLPLRAEEDSTGILCVYSDKTYRFDEEDTKFFSLMTDLTALAIENLQSSLTRSWFTKKAVHQIRSPLNAIRSMLKTVTGGYVGGLNEKQKELLIRTDRRAELLGNLISDILRFDHDIKAINRIKFLGLNPSMILKQVVQLYQSEAIEKGIEFRTEIEEIGNIMIGNHELLDEIFTNLVSNAVKYTPRNGLVRINLSMKGGNQILFEISDTGIGISREDIPRLFTEFFRADNAKAIEENGTGLGLIIVKEVVDRLGGSIDVESKVGEGTRFTCILPLSPPLSLPQGVRR; encoded by the coding sequence ATGAAAGTCGGATACGACCTGGTTAAGGAACAGCTTTTCTTCAGACAGGAACTCAAAGAAAGGGTCTTCTGGTTCATCCACCTCAGATGGATAGGGGCAGGGACGGCCATTGCAATAACCTGGGCAGTCTATCTCGGGGGACAGAGTCTGCCCATCCTCCCTTTAAACATTGTCCTTATCTTTATTCTCTTCTACAATGCAATATTCCTTTATATAGGAAAGCGACTGGAGGCGTTCAGGCCTAGGGAGGTCAGACCCTTCACCATATTTGCCCATACCCAGATATCTTTAGACCTTCTATGTTTATATACACTGATTTATTTCACAGGGGGTGTTTACAGCCCCCTTTTGATTTTTGTCATCTTTCATATCATTTTAGCGGGGATACTCCTCTCCCCTCTTAGCTGCTATCTATATGGAGTAATGGTTATTGCAGCACTTGGAGGTCTGGTTGTCCTACAGGATATAGGAATGTTGCCCCCAAAGCCCATCCTGTTCCAGATACACCTATTGCATTACAGCTATGGATCCAGTGGCATCTCGATTCCATACCTCACATTCGCCGCTGCCATCCTGATCTCGGCATTTCTCATCACCTCTGTCAAGGTTTCTCTGAGGACGAAGGCAAGGAGTTTGCTTGAGGTTTCCCACGAACTGGATTCGACTAATGCCAAGTTAACAGCTCTCTATGAGATGGTAAAGGAAATGGGTTCCCACTCTGACCTCAAGGAGCTTATGGACTCAGCAACACGATATGCAACAAGGATTATGGGTGTTAAGGGCTGTTCTATCAAGCTTTTGAATGATGATAAGAGGACACTTCGATTCGCTTCCGTATATGGCTTGAGCAGAGACTATATATCTAAAGAAAGCATAGATATTGAAAAAAGCCCTATCAACCTCAGGATAATTCAGGGGTCTCCCTATGCTATCGGTCATATCGATGAGAAAGATTACTTTCAGTACCCTGAAGATATCCTGAAAGAAGGGATAGCCTCGATGTTATGTTTACCCCTTCGGGCGGAAGAAGATTCCACAGGGATCCTATGTGTCTACAGCGACAAAACGTATCGATTCGATGAAGAAGATACGAAGTTTTTCTCCCTGATGACGGATCTCACGGCGCTGGCTATTGAAAATCTCCAATCGAGTCTCACAAGATCATGGTTTACCAAAAAGGCAGTTCATCAGATTCGTTCCCCCCTTAATGCCATTAGAAGTATGCTGAAGACCGTTACAGGAGGTTATGTGGGAGGGTTAAATGAGAAGCAGAAGGAACTTCTGATACGGACGGACAGAAGGGCAGAACTCCTGGGTAACCTTATAAGCGATATTTTGAGGTTTGATCATGACATTAAGGCAATTAACAGAATAAAATTTCTCGGCTTGAACCCTTCTATGATACTTAAACAGGTAGTTCAGTTATACCAGTCTGAAGCTATTGAGAAAGGAATAGAGTTCAGGACAGAGATTGAAGAAATTGGTAATATTATGATTGGAAACCATGAACTGCTGGACGAAATATTTACTAACCTCGTTTCCAACGCAGTGAAATATACCCCCAGAAATGGATTGGTCAGGATCAACCTCTCGATGAAGGGGGGAAACCAGATCTTATTTGAGATTTCGGATACGGGTATCGGAATATCCCGGGAAGATATACCTCGCCTGTTTACCGAGTTCTTCAGGGCTGATAATGCCAAGGCAATAGAGGAGAATGGGACCGGACTGGGGCTTATCATTGTCAAAGAAGTCGTTGATCGGCTGGGGGGAAGTATAGATGTAGAAAGCAAGGTAGGAGAAGGGACCCGCTTCACCTGTATACTTCCATTATCCCCCCCTTTGTCTCTGCCCCAAGGGGTTCGGAGATAA
- the hypF gene encoding carbamoyltransferase HypF, translating to MAPEAIKAERYGDKIRLSIKIKGIVQGVGFRPFVYNLANKYNLTGWVCNSSAGVEIEVEGSSRNLEGFVNEINSNPPVLSHIENIEIQGNLSLQGYNRFEIRESLREEGQFVPVSPDISVCEDCLDELFDPADRRYLYPFVNCTNCGPRFTIIKDVPYDRDKTTMSEFIMCLPCKSEYEDPLNRRFHAQPNACPKCGPEISLFDCNGKRVYCQDIVNEVAHLILHGFIVAIKGIGGYHLACDATNREAVTRLRGRKYREDKPFALMVEGIEEIKTFCYLEREEESLLLDPKRPIVLLKKRGDSNLISEEVAPGNRYLGVMLPYSPLHYLILKEVKRPLVMTSGNISDEPIAYHDSEAILRLGRIADYFLLHNREIYQRTDDTVARIFDGAAMMIRRSRGYVPLSITLPLSGGEVLACGGQLKNTFCLTRGNHAFLSHHIGDLDNLETLRSFEGGIEDFKRLFHVRPKVTCYDLHPDYLSTRYALAQGGEKIGIQHHHAHLASCLGENGVTDRVIGVIFDGSGYGEDGKIWGGEFLVGDFSSFERMAHLEYVPMAGGEKAIKEPYRMGFAYLLESFVDDAFRVINILNLRWDIERLHIFKQMIERGINSPLTSGMGRLFDAVSAILGVKEKINYEGQAAVELEMLASHGEEGEYTFELLDTLPLTIRAQGVIRGIIDDLMSRTEKGIVSARFHNTISTIIIEVCRRIREKTALNMVALSGGVFQNVRLLNLSVDRLKKNGFLVLTHHDVPPNDGGISLGQAMVALKKLEK from the coding sequence TTGGCTCCGGAAGCAATCAAGGCAGAAAGATATGGAGATAAAATTCGGCTTTCCATTAAAATAAAGGGGATAGTCCAGGGGGTTGGGTTTCGTCCTTTCGTTTACAACCTGGCAAATAAATACAACCTTACAGGATGGGTGTGCAATTCTTCTGCCGGGGTGGAGATAGAAGTGGAGGGCAGCAGCCGTAATCTCGAAGGATTCGTTAATGAGATTAACTCTAATCCTCCTGTATTGTCCCACATAGAAAATATAGAAATTCAAGGCAATCTTAGCCTCCAGGGATACAACAGGTTTGAGATAAGGGAGAGCCTCAGGGAAGAGGGGCAGTTTGTTCCTGTCTCCCCGGATATCTCTGTCTGCGAGGATTGTCTCGATGAACTGTTCGACCCTGCGGACAGGAGATACCTTTACCCCTTCGTCAACTGTACCAACTGTGGTCCCAGGTTTACTATCATCAAGGATGTCCCCTATGACAGGGATAAGACCACCATGTCGGAATTTATCATGTGTTTACCCTGTAAAAGTGAATACGAAGACCCTTTGAACCGGAGATTCCATGCTCAACCAAATGCCTGTCCAAAATGTGGGCCTGAGATATCCCTTTTCGACTGTAACGGGAAAAGGGTGTATTGTCAGGACATTGTCAATGAGGTAGCCCACCTCATCCTTCATGGTTTTATTGTTGCCATAAAAGGGATTGGGGGATACCATCTTGCCTGTGATGCCACCAACAGGGAAGCGGTGACAAGGCTTCGGGGCAGAAAATATCGTGAGGATAAACCCTTTGCTCTGATGGTAGAAGGGATTGAAGAGATAAAAACCTTTTGTTATCTGGAAAGGGAGGAAGAGTCCCTACTCCTTGATCCTAAGAGGCCAATAGTCCTTTTAAAGAAGAGGGGGGATTCCAATCTTATTTCAGAGGAGGTAGCACCAGGGAACAGATACCTTGGGGTTATGCTTCCCTATTCTCCCCTTCACTACCTGATTTTAAAAGAGGTAAAGAGACCTCTGGTGATGACAAGCGGTAATATATCAGATGAACCCATCGCCTACCACGATTCCGAGGCGATACTGAGATTGGGCAGGATTGCCGACTACTTCCTGCTCCACAATAGAGAAATCTACCAGAGGACAGATGACACTGTAGCTCGTATATTCGACGGCGCCGCAATGATGATACGGAGATCAAGGGGTTATGTTCCCCTCTCGATAACACTGCCCCTTTCTGGAGGTGAGGTTCTGGCATGTGGGGGACAATTAAAGAATACCTTTTGTCTTACCAGAGGAAATCATGCCTTTTTAAGCCATCATATAGGGGATCTGGATAACCTGGAGACCCTCCGTTCCTTTGAGGGAGGGATAGAAGATTTCAAAAGGCTTTTTCACGTGAGACCAAAAGTAACCTGCTATGACTTACATCCCGATTATCTCTCAACAAGATACGCCCTGGCTCAGGGAGGAGAAAAGATAGGGATCCAGCACCACCATGCCCACCTGGCATCCTGTCTTGGGGAAAATGGTGTAACGGATAGGGTTATAGGGGTAATATTTGATGGTTCAGGGTATGGAGAGGATGGCAAGATATGGGGCGGTGAGTTTCTTGTAGGGGATTTTAGCTCCTTTGAGAGGATGGCGCACCTGGAATATGTACCTATGGCCGGCGGGGAGAAGGCGATCAAAGAGCCTTACCGGATGGGATTCGCCTACCTCCTGGAGAGCTTCGTTGATGACGCGTTCAGGGTGATTAATATCCTTAACTTAAGATGGGATATTGAAAGGCTTCATATCTTTAAGCAGATGATAGAAAGAGGAATCAATTCTCCTCTGACCTCAGGTATGGGTAGGCTGTTTGATGCAGTATCTGCCATACTGGGCGTAAAGGAAAAGATAAACTACGAGGGTCAGGCGGCAGTAGAGCTGGAGATGTTAGCATCTCATGGCGAAGAAGGGGAGTACACCTTTGAGCTTCTCGACACTTTGCCCTTAACGATCAGGGCTCAAGGTGTAATAAGGGGCATAATAGATGACCTTATGTCCAGGACAGAGAAAGGTATAGTATCAGCACGGTTTCACAATACCATCTCAACTATCATCATTGAGGTATGCAGACGGATAAGGGAAAAGACAGCCTTAAATATGGTAGCATTGAGCGGCGGTGTTTTTCAGAATGTGAGATTGCTGAATTTATCCGTTGACAGATTAAAGAAAAATGGGTTTCTTGTCCTCACCCACCACGATGTTCCACCCAACGATGGGGGGATATCTCTGGGACAGGCAATGGTAGCCCTCAAAAAACTGGAGAAGTGA
- a CDS encoding response regulator: MSTGRDILIIEDDRDVVNSLRIILESNDFTVRYAYNGKEGYAKIKEKTPDLIILDVMMSTDTEGFDLAYKLRDEPQYKNIPIILETGFTQKMAEEGPERFQHILGESWPVSYILEKPVDPEELLSTIQAIIKEQGGR; encoded by the coding sequence ATGAGCACGGGAAGAGACATACTTATAATTGAGGATGACAGGGATGTAGTTAACTCTCTCCGTATCATCCTGGAAAGCAATGATTTTACAGTGAGATACGCTTACAACGGAAAGGAAGGGTATGCGAAAATCAAGGAAAAGACACCCGATCTCATCATCCTGGACGTTATGATGAGCACAGACACAGAGGGATTTGATCTCGCATACAAACTCAGAGATGAGCCCCAGTATAAGAATATCCCCATCATTTTAGAAACGGGCTTTACTCAAAAGATGGCGGAAGAAGGCCCCGAAAGGTTTCAACATATACTGGGTGAAAGCTGGCCCGTCTCGTACATTTTGGAAAAACCAGTAGATCCTGAAGAATTGCTTTCAACAATCCAGGCCATTATCAAGGAACAAGGAGGTAGATAA
- the hypB gene encoding hydrogenase nickel incorporation protein HypB, with protein sequence MKIGIVKDILEANDMIAEGNRRLFKEKGTLVMNLMSSPGAGKTTLLEKSISALKDRVRIGVIEGDIQTELDAERIHKKGVEVVQINTGGACHLNATMVNQGIGKLDLANIDILFIENVGNLVCPAEFRLGEDMKVMILSIAEGEDKPLKYPLMFHESQVLIINKIDLLPYCDCDIIRLRENSLKVNPNLRIFEVSCKTESGLDGWYEWLVKEVEGR encoded by the coding sequence ATGAAGATAGGGATTGTAAAGGATATACTAGAAGCCAATGATATGATTGCCGAGGGAAACAGGAGACTGTTCAAGGAAAAAGGGACGCTTGTAATGAATCTGATGAGCTCTCCGGGGGCTGGTAAGACAACACTGCTTGAAAAAAGCATTTCTGCTTTAAAAGACAGGGTCAGGATCGGGGTTATCGAGGGGGATATTCAGACAGAACTGGATGCTGAAAGGATCCATAAGAAGGGGGTCGAGGTTGTTCAGATAAATACAGGTGGTGCATGCCACCTCAATGCCACCATGGTAAATCAAGGTATAGGGAAGCTTGATCTGGCAAATATTGACATCCTCTTTATCGAGAATGTAGGAAATCTGGTCTGCCCTGCAGAATTCAGACTGGGCGAAGATATGAAGGTAATGATACTGAGTATCGCAGAGGGAGAAGACAAACCCCTGAAATACCCCCTTATGTTTCACGAGTCTCAGGTATTAATTATAAATAAGATCGACCTCTTACCTTACTGTGATTGTGATATCATAAGACTGAGAGAGAATTCCCTGAAGGTCAATCCTAACTTGCGTATCTTTGAGGTCTCTTGCAAAACCGAGAGTGGGTTAGACGGCTGGTATGAATGGTTGGTTAAAGAGGTTGAGGGAAGATAG
- a CDS encoding hydrogenase maturation protease, producing MPNVDEVVKSQKSDGTVKSSRCKARKSERMRRTYRYAATTEDAAERRRWTFYEAVNVETKLSSIWIIGYGNPQRRDDGIGPYAVTKLREILKHREEIHFFAPHQLEPDLAFELKDAALIIFVDAAMNELRGGWEWTRVEPELRSLSYLTHHFNPAFLLGLLQSLYNENPEAWMISVQGEDFDIGEGLTKEVEDRVSEVVAEIKGFLMSNYIA from the coding sequence GTGCCCAATGTTGATGAAGTCGTAAAAAGTCAAAAATCAGATGGCACAGTAAAAAGCTCCAGATGCAAGGCGCGCAAATCCGAACGAATGAGGCGTACTTACAGATACGCTGCAACGACTGAGGATGCAGCGGAACGCCGCAGATGGACTTTTTACGAAGCCGTCAATGTGGAAACCAAACTGTCTTCAATATGGATTATAGGTTATGGCAACCCCCAACGCCGGGACGATGGAATAGGTCCATATGCAGTTACAAAATTAAGAGAGATACTCAAACACAGGGAGGAAATCCATTTTTTTGCCCCTCATCAACTTGAGCCTGACCTGGCTTTTGAACTAAAGGATGCAGCTTTAATTATATTTGTTGATGCTGCTATGAACGAATTGAGAGGGGGATGGGAATGGACCAGGGTAGAGCCTGAACTCAGGAGTTTGTCCTACCTGACGCACCATTTTAATCCGGCATTTCTCCTGGGGCTTCTTCAATCTCTGTATAACGAAAATCCAGAAGCATGGATGATTTCTGTTCAGGGAGAGGATTTTGACATCGGAGAAGGGCTTACAAAGGAGGTTGAAGATAGAGTATCTGAGGTAGTTGCTGAGATAAAAGGTTTTTTAATGTCTAACTATATTGCATAG
- a CDS encoding Ni/Fe hydrogenase subunit alpha yields the protein MTTVQKITIDPISRLEGHGKVSIFLDSNGEVTDTRFHVTQFRGYERFCQGRPFEEMPIITQRICGICPVSHQLASAKACDAILGVNIPETAYLLRKLLHKGQYIQSHALHFFHLASPDLLLGWDADPAVRNVVGVIGKFPDAAVKGIKLRKYGQEIIKALGGKKVHPAFSVPGGVTNALPESDRDRLLAGLNDAYETCQLAIDLLKGWQEKNLDEVKRFANFESNYAGLVDKDGCISLYDGSWRIVDSNRKMLVEFDPANYLDYIGEKVEPWSYMKFPYYKSQGYPKGCYRVGPLGRVNAATQIATPKANKELENFRKLTEKGLLGCTLLYHYARQIELLYCLERAEELLKNPGICGTDIRVTAGPANNEGIGVIEAPRGVLVHHYGVEKYGKITKANLIVATGHNNIAMNRSIELVAREYIHKGKIEEGMLNRVEGAIRCYDPCLSCATHAVGKMPLKIQIYNFNGELIDEVQRG from the coding sequence ATGACAACAGTACAAAAGATAACTATAGACCCCATAAGTCGATTAGAAGGGCATGGGAAGGTCTCTATTTTTCTGGACAGTAACGGTGAGGTAACAGATACCCGATTCCATGTGACTCAATTCAGGGGATATGAACGATTCTGCCAGGGGAGACCCTTTGAGGAAATGCCAATAATTACCCAGAGAATCTGTGGTATCTGTCCCGTAAGCCATCAGCTGGCTTCGGCCAAGGCATGTGATGCAATCCTAGGGGTAAATATCCCGGAGACCGCATATCTGCTGCGGAAACTGCTGCATAAGGGACAATATATCCAGTCCCATGCCCTCCACTTCTTTCACCTGGCAAGCCCGGACCTCCTCCTTGGATGGGATGCCGATCCCGCCGTGCGCAACGTAGTGGGAGTAATCGGGAAATTCCCGGATGCGGCAGTCAAGGGAATAAAGCTCCGCAAGTACGGACAGGAGATTATTAAGGCACTTGGCGGCAAGAAGGTACATCCTGCATTCTCCGTTCCAGGCGGGGTAACCAACGCCCTTCCTGAATCTGACCGTGATCGCCTCCTTGCCGGGCTTAATGATGCCTATGAAACCTGCCAACTTGCCATTGATCTTCTGAAGGGGTGGCAGGAGAAGAATCTGGATGAAGTAAAACGGTTTGCTAATTTCGAGTCAAACTATGCGGGGCTTGTGGATAAGGATGGCTGTATTTCCCTCTACGATGGCAGCTGGCGGATTGTAGACAGCAACCGGAAGATGCTTGTCGAGTTTGATCCTGCCAATTATCTGGATTATATCGGCGAGAAGGTTGAACCATGGTCCTACATGAAGTTCCCCTACTACAAGTCTCAGGGTTACCCAAAGGGTTGTTACCGGGTCGGCCCACTTGGCAGGGTGAATGCGGCGACCCAAATTGCTACCCCTAAAGCAAACAAGGAACTTGAGAACTTCAGGAAGCTTACAGAGAAAGGGCTCCTCGGCTGTACACTCCTCTACCACTATGCCCGGCAGATTGAGCTTCTCTACTGCCTTGAGCGGGCTGAGGAGCTTCTAAAGAATCCGGGTATCTGTGGCACTGATATAAGGGTCACTGCTGGTCCCGCCAACAATGAGGGCATCGGAGTTATCGAGGCTCCCCGGGGAGTACTCGTTCACCACTACGGAGTGGAGAAGTACGGCAAAATCACCAAGGCAAATCTGATTGTTGCGACAGGGCATAACAACATTGCCATGAACCGTTCCATTGAGCTTGTAGCCAGGGAATACATCCACAAGGGCAAAATAGAAGAGGGAATGTTAAACCGGGTTGAAGGGGCAATACGCTGCTACGACCCCTGTCTGTCCTGTGCAACCCATGCTGTTGGTAAGATGCCCCTTAAGATTCAGATATACAACTTCAATGGAGAACTTATAGATGAAGTACAAAGGGGCTGA
- a CDS encoding HypC/HybG/HupF family hydrogenase formation chaperone gives MCLGVPARIEEVRGEMGTVSIGEAKVEVSLALVDDVSTGDYVLVHAGFAIARVDEKEAVETLSMIKEMIS, from the coding sequence ATGTGTCTAGGTGTCCCTGCCCGAATTGAGGAAGTCCGGGGAGAAATGGGTACAGTATCTATCGGTGAGGCAAAGGTTGAGGTAAGCCTCGCTCTCGTAGACGATGTATCCACAGGGGATTATGTCCTGGTACATGCTGGTTTTGCCATTGCCAGGGTTGACGAAAAGGAAGCAGTCGAAACCCTTTCCATGATAAAGGAGATGATAAGCTAA